Sequence from the Synergistaceae bacterium genome:
GAACTCCAGAAGGCCGCGAGGGAATGGCACTCGGTCAATATATTGCTGGTATGGGATTCTCTAACGTAGGACTCGGAATCGTTCACAGCATGGCTCACGGATTAAGCGCACTTTATGACACACCGCACGGAGTCGCATGTGCAATAATTTTGCCTTATGGACTCGAATACAACGCACCAGCCGCCGGAAAACGTTATCGCGCAATAGGCAAAGCAATGGGAGTTGACGGTATTGACTCAATGGACGATGAGCAGGCATGTCAAGCAACTATTAACGCTGTGAAAAAACTTTCTGCTGATGTAGGAATCGCGCCGAATTTAAAGGGTATTCTCAAAGATGAGGACGTACAATTTTTGAGCGACAGTGCATTTGCAGACGCTTGCTGTCCCGGCAATCCCAGAGATACAAACGTTAAAGAGATTAAAGCACTTTATCGCAGCATGATGTAAATATAAAGTTTGACTCCGCCGCCTCGCCCCACCCACCCACCCTGCTCGGCGGCGGAAAAGACTCACTCATTCACGATTTCGGCCGTCCTGAATAAAATAATTCCTAGTGGAGATTGATATATATTTTTGACGCGTTCACTCTTCATTTCAGGCGACGACAAGAAATATAACGGTAATGAAGGCATTTCGCGCATTAAAATTTTCTCGGCCTCGTGCATATAATTTATACGCTTTGAATGATCCATTTCGAGGGCTGATTTTCGCATTAGTTCGTCAAATTCTGAATTTTTCCAGCTCATGTCATTTTGAGGCGAGTCAGATTTATAAGTATCTAATATATTCGACGCATCAGGAAAATCAAGAATCCAGCTGCTTGCGGCCATATCAAAATTTCCTTCCTGCATTGATTGAAGAAATACTTTCCATTCTTCATTTAATAGACCGACATTTACGCCTAAAACCTGCTTCCACATGTTTTGCAAGACTTCAGCGAGCATATTACTTCCCGGTTTTCCGCTATATTTTAATGACACTTCCGGGAAATTTTCACCGTTTGGATAACCTGCTTCAGCTAAAAGTTTTCTGGCCTGCTCAACGTCTGCACTAACCGGCAAAAACGCGCCGCCCTCCGTCCTGAAATCCTGCGAAATATTTACTCCAGGCACTAAATAACTTACAATCCCCGTTGCTGGTTTCTCGCCGCTTCCCAAAAGTTTATCGGTTATAATGCTTCTGTCTACTGCGAGGGTAAATGCGCGCCTGACTCTTGAATCATCAAAAGGTTTATGAGCACAGTTAAAATCAATAAAAGAAGTTCCCAGTGCAGGCAGTGATTTTGCTTCACCAGTTTTCAAGAGAGCAGGTAAAATTCTAGCCGGTATTGAGCTTATATAATCAATTTTTCCTGCTTTGAAGGCTGCAAGTGCTGTGTTAGAGTCCCCGATTAAGACAAAGCGCAATCTATCAATTTTCACGTTCTCTGAGTCCCAGTAATTATTATTCTTGAGCAAAACAATTTCTCCGCCGCTGCCGTGTTTCCATTTTGAGAGAATAAATGCACCGTTTGATACAATAGTTTCCGGTCTAGCTGCCCATCCCCGCGGATTATTATTTATTACGTCCATTCGAGCCGGTACAAATGTTTGGAAGGACATATAATCTAACATTAAGGGATTCTTGTATTCGAGCGTGATAATAAAAGTTTTCCCGTCAGGAACAGAGAGTCCGACCTCTTCAGCTTTTGCCTCGCCTTTGTAAAATTTTTCCGCGTTCTTGATAAAGAATCCGTAATTAGCATTTGGTGCAGCCGTCTCAGGAGCTATTAAATGCATAAAACCATCTTTGAAGTGTTGAGCAGTTAATTTTTTCCCGTCCGACCACTTTAAATTATCCCGCAAATAAAATGTCCATGTAAGACCGTCCGGCGAAATGTCCCAACTTTCAGCGCAGGCAGGTTCTATCTTGTCATTAAAGCCCCTCCGCACAAGACCTTCAAAAATGTTTGCGTCAACTTGTCCGCCGTCAAGAGCGTGATTTAAAAACGGGTCTATAGTTCTCGGATCAACGCCCAAATTATAAATTATTTCACGAGGCCCGGCACTAGCTGCACCGGCAAAAATTAAAATTATAAATATTATACGAATGGACATGCGCATAAATGATTTTCTCCTTTGTCTTGTAAAATTGTGTGAAGAGTCCTGCATTCCGGTTTTGCTTTGCTGCATCGCGTATGAAAATTACACCCAGACGGAATATTTAACGCGCTTGGGACTTCACCTTCAAGAGATAAAATTTTTCTTGCGTCTGATTTGTCGGGATCAGGAACAGGAATCGACGATAACAACGAAATTGTATAAGGGTGCAGAGGCCGTGAATATAATTCATCAGAGTCAGCGATTTCTACAATTTTTCCTAAGTACATAACGGCAACTCTTGTGCTTATGTGCCTGACCATTGATAAATCATGAGCGATAAATAAATATGTGAGTCCTAAACTTTTTTGCAGGTCCTCAAGCATATTTACAATTTGTGCCTGAATAGAGACATCAAGCGCGGATATTGGTTCGTCGCAAATAATAAATTCAGGTTCGACAGCTAATGCACGGGCGATTCCGATTCTTTGACGCTGGCCGCCGCTAAATTCATGAGGATAACGCCCAGACTGTTCACTATTGAGTCCGACGAGCTGCAATAATTTATTTACACGTTCTGAATGCTCGTTTTTCGGGATATTGTGAATAATCATAGCTTCACGAATAATTTCGCCTGCTGTCATTCGGGGATTAAGCGACGCATAGGGATCCTGAAATATCATTTGAATTTTCTTTCTGAACGGGAGCATTTGACGAGAATTTAAGCGCGTTATGTCTTGACCGTTATAAATAATTTTTCCTGAGTCAGGCTCAT
This genomic interval carries:
- a CDS encoding peptide ABC transporter substrate-binding protein, which codes for MRMSIRIIFIILIFAGAASAGPREIIYNLGVDPRTIDPFLNHALDGGQVDANIFEGLVRRGFNDKIEPACAESWDISPDGLTWTFYLRDNLKWSDGKKLTAQHFKDGFMHLIAPETAAPNANYGFFIKNAEKFYKGEAKAEEVGLSVPDGKTFIITLEYKNPLMLDYMSFQTFVPARMDVINNNPRGWAARPETIVSNGAFILSKWKHGSGGEIVLLKNNNYWDSENVKIDRLRFVLIGDSNTALAAFKAGKIDYISSIPARILPALLKTGEAKSLPALGTSFIDFNCAHKPFDDSRVRRAFTLAVDRSIITDKLLGSGEKPATGIVSYLVPGVNISQDFRTEGGAFLPVSADVEQARKLLAEAGYPNGENFPEVSLKYSGKPGSNMLAEVLQNMWKQVLGVNVGLLNEEWKVFLQSMQEGNFDMAASSWILDFPDASNILDTYKSDSPQNDMSWKNSEFDELMRKSALEMDHSKRINYMHEAEKILMREMPSLPLYFLSSPEMKSERVKNIYQSPLGIILFRTAEIVNE
- a CDS encoding ATP-binding cassette domain-containing protein, which codes for MSALLEVHDLKKYFNGNIKSLDGVSLTINKGETLGLVGESGCGKTTLGRTIIKLYEPDSGKIIYNGQDITRLNSRQMLPFRKKIQMIFQDPYASLNPRMTAGEIIREAMIIHNIPKNEHSERVNKLLQLVGLNSEQSGRYPHEFSGGQRQRIGIARALAVEPEFIICDEPISALDVSIQAQIVNMLEDLQKSLGLTYLFIAHDLSMVRHISTRVAVMYLGKIVEIADSDELYSRPLHPYTISLLSSIPVPDPDKSDARKILSLEGEVPSALNIPSGCNFHTRCSKAKPECRTLHTILQDKGENHLCACPFV